One segment of Carya illinoinensis cultivar Pawnee chromosome 1, C.illinoinensisPawnee_v1, whole genome shotgun sequence DNA contains the following:
- the LOC122276920 gene encoding probable methyltransferase PMT3: protein MMRGRSDGVQKKRLITSVCIVAIFLGFLYVYYGSIFGSKINGTSALEYGSKSLRRLGSSYLGGDEDTDGKQEESSTRFGLENGEDDMTPKSFPVCDDRHSELIPCLDRNLIYQMRLKLDLSLMEHYERHCPLPERRYNCLIPPPRGYKVPIKWPESRDQVWKANIPHTHLAHEKSDQNWMVVKGEKIVFPGGGTHFHYGADKYIASIANMLKFPKDKINNEGKLRTVLDVGCGVASFGAYLLSSDVITMSLAPNDVHQNQIQFALERGIPAYLGVLGTKRLPYPSRSFELAHCSRCRIDWLQRDGILLLELDRLLRPGGYFAYSSPEAYAQDEEDLRIWREMSALVGRMCWTIAVKRNQTVIWQKPLTNDCYMEREPGTLPPLCQSGDDPDKVWGVSMEACITPYSDHDHRVKGSGLAPWPSRLTAPPPRLADFGYSKEMFEKDTEVWQQRVGSYWNLLSPKISSNTLRNVMDMKTNMGSFAAALKDKDVWVMNVVPEDGPNTLKLIYDRGLIGTVHDWCQAFSTYPRTYDLLHAWTVFSDIEKRDCSPEDLLIEMDRMVRPTGFIIIRDKLSVINFIKKYLVPLHWEAVATSDSSSDSDQDGDDIVFVIQKKMWLTSESLRDSE, encoded by the exons ATGATGAGGGGAAGATCTGATGGAGTGCAAAAGAAGCGTTTAATCACTTCTGTGTGTATTGTGGcaatttttcttggttttctATATGTTTACTATGGATCCATTTTTGGCTCTAAAATCAACGGTACATCGGCTCTAGAATATGGCAGCAAATCTTTGAGAAGACTTGGTTCATCCTATTTGGGTGGGGATGAAGATACCGATGGCAAGCAAGAGGAATCTTCAACAAGGTTTGGCCTGGAAAACGGAGAGGATGATATGACACCAAAGAGTTTCCCT GTTTGTGATGATCGACATTCAGAACTAATTCCTTGCTTAGACAGAAACCTTATATACCAAATGAGGCTGAAGCTGGACTTATCTTTAATGGAGCACTATGAAAGACATTGCCCTCTTCCAGAAAGGCGGTACAACTGTTTGATTCCCCCTCCACGAGGATACAAG GTCCCAATCAAGTGGCCGGAAAGCAGAGATCAAGTGTGGAAAGCAAACATACCTCATACTCACCTTGCACACGAGAAGTCTGACCAGAACTGGATGGTTGTAAAAGGTGAAAAGATTGTATTTCCTGGTGGAGGTACTCATTTTCACTATGGAGCTGATAAGTACATTGCTTCAATTGCAAAT ATGCTCAAGTTTCCGAAGGACAAAATTAATAATGAAGGAAAACTAAGAACAGTTCTTGACGTTGGTTGTGGTGTTGCTAGTTTTGGAGCTTATCTTCTTTCATCTGATGTTATAACGATGTCCTTAGCACCAAATGATGTGCATCAAAACCAAATTCAGTTCGCCCTGGAAAGAGGAATTCCTGCATATCTTGGTGTTTTGGGAACCAAGAGGCTCCCTTACCCTAGCAGATCTTTTGAACTTGCTCACTGTTCTCGTTGTAGGATCGATTGGCTTCAGAGGGATGGAATTCTTCTTCTTGAGCTAGATAGATTGCTCAGACCAGGGGGCTATTTTGCCTACTCATCTCCAGAGGCATATGCCCAGGATGAAGAGGATCTTAGAATATGGAGAGAGATGAGTGCCCTTGTGGGACGCATGTGTTGGACAATAGCTGTAAAGAGAAACCAAACTGTTATTTGGCAAAAGCCTCTAACAAATGACTGTTATATGGAAAGAGAACCTGGTACTCTCCCTCCTCTTTGCCAGTCTGGTGATGATCCAGATAAAGTTTGGGGTGTGTCAATGGAAGCATGCATCACACCATACTCTGATC ATGATCATAGAGTTAAGGGGAGTGGACTGGCTCCTTGGCCATCTAGGCTAActgctcctcctcctcgactTGCTGACTTTGGCTATTCAAAGGAAATGTTTGAAAAGGACACG GAAGTCTGGCAACAGAGGGTTGGGAGTTATTGGAATCTCTTGAGTCCAAAGATTTCATCAAACACACTAAGGAATGTGATGGACATGAAGACAAACATGGGTTCGTTTGCAGCTGCTCTGAAGGACAAGGATGTTTGGGTGATGAATGTTGTCCCTGAAGATGGACCGAACACACTTAAGCTGATCTATGACAGAGGCCTTATAGGCACTGTTCACGACTG GTGCCAAGCATTTTCAACATACCCCAGAACTTATGATCTACTCCATGCTTGGACTGTCTTTTCTGACATTGAGAAGAGAGATTGTAGTCCTGAAGATTTGCTGATTGAGATGGATCGTATGGTTAGGCCTACGGGTTTCATAATAATCCGTGACAAGCTCTCAGtgataaattttataaagaagTATTTAGTGCCATTGCACTGGGAAGCAGTGGCGACATCTGATTCCAGTTCAGATTCAGACCAGGATGGGGATGACATTGTGTTTGTTATTCAGAAGAAAATGTGGCTGACAAGTGAAAGCCTCAGGGATTCAGAATAG
- the LOC122276943 gene encoding uncharacterized protein LOC122276943: MVYEPSTRTNTPNFTSFVSNIFNAFLAMDSQDSGHMFFTNLLSQDPQLDPTYGGQSGSSPMTLGDSSPLPPNEPIGNRKSVRGANFNFEEDKLLVSAWLNCSLVAVQGTDQKHSQLWEKIYEYFQQFKETTNDRTIKSLIHRWSVIQKATNKFCVKLAQVEGLNQSGMIEQDKFEKAKLMYQSLEKCSFQFEHYWHLLKDQPKWIWRATKEDPKRRKTMSPSPTPTRCSDAAVDSVFDIDADQMHAHEVIEPDRPIGRKAEKGKRKAQGRQAEENFQLRKMKYTLLEESRAQEKRILSP; encoded by the exons ATGGTTTATGAGCCATCCACCCGGACTAACACCCCAAACTTTACAAGTTTCGTTTCTAACATTTTCAATGCGTTTTTAGCGATGGATTCACAAGACTCTGGACATATGTTCTTCACGAATCTCTTAagtcaagatcctcaactcgacCCCACTTATGGTGGGCAAAGTGGATCATCTCCAATGACCCTTGGTGACTCTTCACCCCTACCCCCTAATGAGCCTATCGGCAATAGGAAATCAGTGAGGGGTGCAAATTTCAACTTcgaagaagacaagttacttgtctcgGCATGGTTAAATTGTAGCCTTGTTGCTGTTCAGGGAACAGATCAAAAACACTCCCAACTTTGGGAGAAAATTTATGAGTACTTCCAGCAATTTAAGGAAACCACAAATGACCGGACAATAAAGTCTTTAATTCATCGGTGGTCGGTTATCCAAAAGGccacaaacaaattttgtgtgaaactagcccaagttgaagggttaaatcaaagtggcatgatCGAACAAGATAAG TTTGAGAAGGCGAAGCTAATGTACCAATCACTCGAGAAATGCTCATTTCAGTTCGAGCATTATTGGCACCtgttgaaggaccaacctaagtggatttggcgcgccacaaaggaggatccaaaGCGGAGGAAGACGATGTCCCCATCCCCGACCCCAACTCGATGTTCTGACGCTGCAGTTGATTCAGTTTTTGATATCGACGCGGATCAAATGCATGCTCATGAAGTTATCGAGCCCGACCGACCAATTGGaaggaaagctgagaaaggaaaacgaaaggccCAAGGCAGGCAAGCAGAGGAGAATTTCCAACTCAGGAAGATGAAATATACTCTTTTGGAGGAGTCACGCGCTCAGGAGAAAAGAATTTTATCGCCTTAA